AAGGGCGTTGACTGCCCGCCGCTTAAGCGAACGAACGTTACGTTCAAGAAAGCTCCTAAAGCTAAGAGAGCTCGAGGCGCAAACAACACATTGTTCGAGTGATCATCTAGCAAGAGCCTGGTTGATGCTGTGGTCCTATGAAAGTTAAGAGTTATTCCGATCTATATCGCAGGCTCATAGGGCTATACGCCAAGCTGCCATACTACCTCTCGCCGAAGAAGGCGCTCCCGCCGCTTCAGGCGTTTTTTGAGGTTACTTATCGCTGCAACCTGAGATGCGAGATGTGTCAGTTCACTGACTTTTTCGAGCAGAATCTCAAGGCCGTGAAAACGCTCGTTGAGCTGAGCCTTGACGAGATCAGGGGCATCATCCAGCAGGTCCCGAGATACTCGCTTCTGTCGTTCAGCGGCGGCGAGCCGTTCGTGCGACATGATATCATGGACATTCTGACGGCCGCCTCGTCCCGCAACCCCACGCACGTCATCACCAACGGGACTTTGGTGGACGAGGACAAGGCGAGGAGGCTGGTGGAGCTAGGCGCGGGCGCACTTGGCCGTAAGGGACTTATCCTCGTCGGAGTCTCCATTCACGGTGACGAGGCCCTGCACGACGAAATAACCGGCACGAGAGGCTCTTATGCGAAGGCCATAAGGACGCTGGAAATGCTCCGTTACTACCGCGACAGAAGGGGGAAGAGATACCCGCTGATCAACCTCAAGACTGTCATAACGCACAAGACCCTTCCCCACCTTGGCTACATGTTTGACCTCGCAAATAGGCTCGGCGCCGACATCTGCAACCTGCTGACGATGAACAGCGCCCTGGACTTCTACTGCCGCTTGGCCCGGCTCGAGAACGTTGACCGGATACGGGCGTGGGCAAACACGCCGGCCGTCCCGGAGAAGCTGGACGAAGAGCTGCTCGATTCGACGCTGCGTTCGCTCGAAGAACGGGCGGCTGCGTCCCCAGTTCAGCTCCGGCTCTCGCCTC
This portion of the bacterium genome encodes:
- a CDS encoding radical SAM protein, with the protein product MKVKSYSDLYRRLIGLYAKLPYYLSPKKALPPLQAFFEVTYRCNLRCEMCQFTDFFEQNLKAVKTLVELSLDEIRGIIQQVPRYSLLSFSGGEPFVRHDIMDILTAASSRNPTHVITNGTLVDEDKARRLVELGAGALGRKGLILVGVSIHGDEALHDEITGTRGSYAKAIRTLEMLRYYRDRRGKRYPLINLKTVITHKTLPHLGYMFDLANRLGADICNLLTMNSALDFYCRLARLENVDRIRAWANTPAVPEKLDEELLDSTLRSLEERAAASPVQLRLSPQGIPRQELVDFHKGRLNLARYVCYMPWSKVFISAYGDVLICFNQWVGNLRESSLKELWTAPKMMRFRQMLKDAGIFPACAGCCQSEYSAGPPS